A single window of uncultured Pseudodesulfovibrio sp. DNA harbors:
- a CDS encoding (Fe-S)-binding protein gives MSGECILCGKCLEVCPLLRATGREEFGPRAKADLCRILSEDPNLLSETDVAKLAGLCLGCGRCREVCSQGVDVPALVAGLRGAHPDFKAWLWKTWLMQAKKLWSPGSAAAKLVPEQLVPEKLGPMLKMLAGLKGESGLEPCLEVTSFPDTYRGKKMLLFAGCTANFVQTRWLMTALKLLDGLGVEVLPGDFKCCGSGLKAAGFADESESMVAYNVQVWRDAGHPPIVTFCASCHAGLQAYEGCFESLKEQKMWQNMLLPLSNILLDTPFVLSHNVPKTLAYHQPCHTRGDDSDHALLNGVFKDRMVGVTTKQCCGFGGVMRLAAPGLTDPVNQQCWEALAGADVVITGCSACVTQLAATAPDGVKVGHWLELIK, from the coding sequence GTGTCCGGTGAGTGCATCCTGTGCGGTAAATGCCTTGAGGTCTGTCCGCTCCTTCGGGCAACCGGACGGGAAGAATTCGGGCCTCGTGCCAAGGCAGACCTGTGTCGTATTTTGTCTGAAGATCCGAATTTATTGTCCGAAACCGATGTCGCCAAACTCGCTGGGCTCTGTCTTGGTTGTGGGCGGTGCCGGGAAGTCTGTTCGCAGGGCGTGGATGTGCCTGCATTGGTGGCGGGCTTGCGCGGTGCTCACCCGGATTTCAAGGCATGGCTGTGGAAGACATGGTTGATGCAGGCGAAAAAATTATGGTCGCCCGGTTCTGCGGCGGCCAAACTCGTTCCAGAACAGCTTGTCCCAGAAAAGCTCGGCCCCATGCTCAAAATGTTGGCTGGTCTCAAGGGCGAGTCAGGATTGGAGCCATGTCTGGAAGTAACTTCTTTCCCCGACACCTACCGGGGTAAGAAAATGCTCCTGTTCGCAGGCTGCACCGCCAACTTTGTCCAGACCCGCTGGCTTATGACCGCGCTCAAGTTGTTGGACGGACTGGGAGTGGAAGTCCTGCCCGGTGATTTCAAATGCTGTGGTTCAGGCCTGAAAGCTGCCGGATTCGCAGATGAGTCCGAATCTATGGTTGCCTACAATGTGCAGGTCTGGCGTGATGCCGGACACCCCCCGATTGTGACGTTCTGCGCCTCATGCCACGCTGGTCTGCAAGCCTATGAAGGGTGCTTTGAGAGCTTGAAAGAACAGAAAATGTGGCAAAATATGCTTTTGCCTCTATCGAATATTTTACTTGATACTCCCTTCGTGTTATCGCACAACGTGCCGAAAACGTTGGCGTATCATCAGCCGTGTCATACACGAGGTGATGATTCGGATCATGCATTGCTCAATGGTGTCTTCAAAGACCGAATGGTCGGGGTAACAACCAAGCAATGCTGCGGTTTCGGCGGGGTCATGCGTTTGGCAGCACCCGGTCTCACCGACCCGGTCAACCAGCAATGCTGGGAAGCGCTCGCAGGAGCGGATGTCGTCATTACAGGCTGTTCAGCCTGCGTGACCCAACTGGCAGCAACAGCCCCTGACGGCGTCAAAGTGGGGCATTGGTTGGAACTTATCAAGTAG
- a CDS encoding TetR/AcrR family transcriptional regulator: protein MSKETTRNKILFAASDVFCERGFDKTTVRDICAVADVNVAAINYHFGDKQNLFYKVLALWMEEFVEKADLQKRMDTKTTPEEKFREYIYAELGSLCVYNDPEGLTLNRVRLILQELTAEDHKPEVFECHKELEQKVIYPVIKELISPCEDPEVIHNACIAATSMTTHYFLMAMDDPKFALQTVEDLDFSTDFLTTFALGGLKAIKEKCNV, encoded by the coding sequence AAAGAGGCTTTGACAAGACAACTGTTCGCGATATTTGCGCAGTTGCCGATGTTAACGTCGCAGCCATCAACTATCATTTTGGCGACAAGCAGAACCTTTTCTATAAGGTTCTCGCCCTTTGGATGGAGGAGTTTGTCGAAAAAGCCGACCTTCAAAAACGCATGGATACCAAGACAACGCCAGAAGAAAAATTCCGCGAATACATATACGCCGAACTGGGCTCCTTATGCGTATACAACGACCCCGAGGGTCTCACATTAAACAGAGTCCGACTCATATTGCAGGAATTAACCGCTGAAGACCACAAGCCTGAAGTCTTCGAGTGCCACAAGGAGTTGGAGCAAAAAGTCATATATCCCGTTATCAAGGAGCTTATATCTCCTTGCGAAGACCCCGAAGTCATCCACAATGCCTGCATAGCGGCCACATCCATGACAACTCATTATTTCCTCATGGCCATGGATGATCCAAAATTCGCATTACAGACCGTAGAGGACCTCGACTTCTCGACGGACTTCTTGACCACGTTCGCCCTTGGCGGACTCAAAGCCATCAAAGAGAAATGCAATGTTTAA
- a CDS encoding Nif11-like leader peptide family natural product precursor, whose product MSEDEVTRLVNDVMSNPALVNEAKEVKDQAGMAEFVSSKGYSLTEDELKQLWTMAVNYMGVQG is encoded by the coding sequence GTGAGCGAAGATGAAGTAACACGCCTGGTTAATGACGTCATGTCCAACCCGGCTCTGGTCAATGAAGCAAAAGAGGTCAAGGATCAGGCTGGAATGGCGGAATTCGTTTCATCCAAAGGGTACTCCCTGACGGAAGACGAACTGAAACAGCTCTGGACCATGGCAGTCAACTATATGGGAGTGCAGGGATAA
- the secA gene encoding preprotein translocase subunit SecA, whose product MLKFLFGSKNDRYLKKIKPLVEQVNAFEPEMQALSDADIQAKIAMWKGQVAAGEKTLDELMPECFALVREAGQRVFDPPMRHYDVQLIGGYVLHQGKIAEMKTGEGKTLVATLAVVLNALSGKGVHVVTVNDYLASRDAEWMGQLYNFLGLTVGVIVHGLNDQERQEAYNADITYGTNNEFGFDYLRDNMKFYKEQLVQRPLNFAIVDEVDSILIDEARTPLIISGPGEKSSGLYRRIDTIIPNLIKSSPTDPEDKDAIPDGDFVLDEKTKSITMTDAGVEKVEGLLDVDNLFDPQHIALQHHVLQALKAHHCFQNDVEYIVKDNQVVLVDEFTGRLMPGRRLSDGLHQAIEAKENVKVEAENQTLASITFQNYFRMYDKLAGMTGTADTEAVEFGQIYNLEVIVIPTHQKMVRIDNPDSIYKTQEQKYQAIAEDIEDCYRRGQPALVGTVSIEKSELLSRLLKKLKVPHSVLNAKQHEKEAEIVLEAGHKKKVTIATNMAGRGTDIKLGEGVRELGGLHIIGTERHESRRIDNQLRGRSGRQGDPGSSRFYLALDDDLMRLFGSDRLQGIMEKLGLEDGMAIENKMVSNAIEKSQTRVEGHHYEIRKQLLEYDDVMNQQREAIYSLRHDLMKAKEVEELALEYSTDLVEEILEPALDMKDPDQETIDSVRARLEEVFNFERFDTWNDVELPSREQAAEWVDNIFAYLRTSTGEHYQEILRYFMLDSLDRNWKEHLLNMDHLRDGIGLRGYGQKDPKQEYKREGFELFAELVYTIKENAMRAFSHLRIEAEVKDEEFKHEGSEELEYTDHESEQDKKVSPVKKAPKVSRNAPCPCGSGKKYKKCCGS is encoded by the coding sequence ATGCTGAAATTCCTTTTCGGTTCCAAAAACGACCGATACCTGAAGAAGATCAAGCCCCTTGTCGAGCAGGTGAATGCTTTTGAGCCGGAAATGCAGGCGTTGTCTGATGCCGACATTCAGGCCAAGATTGCCATGTGGAAAGGACAGGTTGCAGCCGGGGAGAAGACCCTGGATGAGCTGATGCCAGAGTGCTTTGCTCTGGTTCGTGAAGCGGGGCAGCGGGTATTTGATCCACCCATGCGCCACTACGATGTGCAGCTTATTGGTGGATATGTCCTCCATCAGGGCAAGATTGCGGAAATGAAGACCGGTGAAGGTAAGACGCTTGTCGCAACCTTGGCCGTTGTGCTCAATGCACTGTCCGGCAAAGGCGTGCACGTTGTCACGGTCAACGACTATCTCGCTTCCCGTGATGCCGAGTGGATGGGCCAATTGTACAACTTCCTCGGTTTGACCGTGGGCGTTATTGTGCACGGCCTGAACGATCAGGAGCGTCAGGAAGCCTACAACGCTGATATTACCTACGGCACGAACAACGAGTTCGGTTTCGACTATCTGCGTGACAATATGAAATTTTACAAGGAGCAGCTGGTTCAACGGCCGCTCAATTTCGCTATCGTGGATGAAGTTGACTCCATTCTTATCGATGAAGCGAGAACGCCGCTTATTATTTCCGGTCCCGGCGAAAAATCTTCTGGTTTATACCGGCGTATCGACACCATCATTCCTAATTTGATCAAATCTTCGCCCACTGACCCTGAAGACAAAGACGCTATTCCTGATGGTGATTTTGTGCTGGACGAGAAAACCAAGTCCATCACCATGACTGATGCTGGCGTGGAGAAAGTCGAAGGGCTGCTCGACGTGGATAACCTGTTTGATCCGCAACACATCGCACTTCAGCACCATGTGCTTCAAGCACTCAAAGCGCATCATTGTTTCCAGAATGACGTCGAGTATATCGTCAAGGACAATCAGGTTGTGCTGGTCGATGAATTTACGGGCCGTCTCATGCCGGGCCGTCGTTTGTCAGATGGTCTGCATCAGGCCATTGAAGCCAAGGAAAACGTCAAGGTCGAGGCCGAGAACCAGACGTTGGCGTCCATTACTTTCCAGAACTATTTCCGCATGTACGACAAGCTGGCCGGTATGACCGGTACGGCTGACACCGAAGCCGTTGAGTTCGGGCAGATTTATAATCTTGAAGTCATCGTTATCCCGACGCATCAGAAGATGGTTCGTATCGATAATCCGGATTCCATTTACAAGACACAGGAACAGAAATATCAGGCTATCGCCGAGGATATCGAGGATTGTTACCGCCGTGGTCAGCCCGCGTTAGTCGGCACCGTGTCCATTGAGAAATCCGAATTGCTGTCTCGTCTGCTCAAGAAGCTCAAGGTTCCGCATAGCGTGCTCAACGCAAAGCAGCATGAGAAGGAAGCCGAGATCGTGCTTGAAGCCGGACACAAGAAAAAGGTCACCATCGCCACCAACATGGCTGGCCGTGGTACCGACATCAAGCTCGGCGAGGGCGTGCGTGAACTCGGAGGTTTGCACATCATCGGCACCGAACGGCACGAATCCCGCCGTATTGATAACCAGTTGCGAGGCCGTTCCGGTCGTCAGGGAGATCCGGGTTCCTCTCGTTTTTATCTGGCGTTGGATGATGATCTCATGCGACTGTTTGGCTCCGATCGCTTGCAGGGCATCATGGAGAAGCTTGGCCTTGAAGACGGCATGGCCATCGAGAACAAGATGGTCTCAAATGCCATTGAAAAATCTCAGACACGCGTGGAAGGGCATCACTACGAAATTCGTAAACAGCTTTTGGAATATGACGATGTCATGAACCAGCAGCGTGAAGCCATTTACTCTTTGCGTCATGACTTGATGAAGGCCAAGGAAGTGGAAGAGCTGGCTTTGGAATACTCCACTGACCTCGTCGAAGAGATTCTGGAACCCGCATTGGACATGAAGGACCCGGATCAGGAAACCATTGATTCTGTGCGTGCCCGCTTGGAAGAGGTCTTCAACTTTGAACGGTTTGACACATGGAATGATGTCGAGTTGCCGAGCCGGGAACAGGCCGCAGAATGGGTGGACAATATTTTCGCGTACCTGCGTACCTCCACCGGCGAGCATTATCAGGAAATCCTGCGCTACTTCATGCTTGATTCCCTGGACCGCAACTGGAAGGAGCATCTGCTCAATATGGACCATCTGCGCGACGGCATCGGCCTGCGTGGATACGGCCAGAAAGATCCCAAACAGGAATACAAGCGTGAAGGTTTCGAGTTGTTTGCCGAGTTGGTCTACACCATCAAGGAAAACGCCATGCGCGCTTTTTCTCATCTGCGTATCGAGGCTGAAGTCAAGGACGAAGAATTCAAGCACGAAGGTTCCGAGGAACTGGAGTACACTGACCACGAATCCGAGCAGGACAAGAAAGTCTCGCCCGTCAAGAAGGCCCCCAAGGTTTCCCGCAATGCTCCCTGCCCGTGCGGCAGTGGTAAGAAATACAAGAAGTGCTGCGGCTCCTAA
- a CDS encoding 4Fe-4S binding protein, with the protein MTLSEVHEAIAKIGCLSMTTLDGDIMHSRIISVCGGDNDGVYFLTMDSKPFYHQLKANPRISVSGIYPHGRKEKKNSVGQPYFAPGFTLRITGEAREVTQGSIIIKAEAGDETMQYVFEEQERYPAMRLFCLYKGKGEIFDYDFEEEHRDHKLLRSRFSFGGEKHNEAGCWITNDCVSCGECLEVCTFKAIVPGEPYSINGQRCDECGSCVSVCPQEAIELPLTL; encoded by the coding sequence ATGACATTGAGTGAAGTGCACGAGGCCATTGCCAAAATAGGTTGCCTTTCCATGACGACGTTGGACGGCGATATCATGCATAGTCGTATTATCAGTGTATGTGGTGGAGACAATGACGGCGTCTATTTCCTGACCATGGATTCCAAGCCGTTTTATCATCAACTCAAGGCCAACCCACGGATTTCAGTGAGCGGTATCTATCCTCATGGCCGCAAGGAAAAAAAGAATTCGGTTGGACAGCCGTATTTTGCTCCGGGTTTTACGTTGCGTATCACGGGAGAAGCTCGTGAAGTGACCCAAGGTAGTATCATAATCAAGGCCGAGGCCGGTGACGAGACAATGCAGTATGTTTTTGAAGAACAGGAGCGGTATCCTGCCATGCGCCTGTTTTGCCTTTACAAAGGCAAGGGCGAAATCTTCGATTATGATTTTGAAGAGGAACACCGTGATCACAAACTGTTACGCTCCCGTTTTTCTTTTGGTGGTGAGAAGCACAATGAGGCTGGTTGCTGGATAACCAATGATTGTGTGAGTTGCGGAGAGTGCCTTGAGGTCTGCACTTTCAAAGCAATTGTTCCCGGTGAACCGTATTCCATCAATGGCCAACGGTGTGATGAGTGCGGCAGTTGCGTCAGTGTCTGTCCGCAGGAAGCCATCGAACTGCCGTTGACCTTGTAA
- a CDS encoding AraC family transcriptional regulator: MTETHTVHKAEEMIDPLANFIIWPFTEGSGCPVSDILEPHLHDYFAIQFVTEGRGVHVIDFQPYDITPNSLYFVSPHQLHLWRPEGDLKGYVMAFTEDFLRSPESPVVNMADLEFFYSSAHLPLYHASTDQAAALLDLVEKMRTEFDGRNEGFVSVLRAFFHIFMVNLQRMYVESVSLDSLEREPDLVRRFKKMVAEKYLLQMSVQDYADALGVSVSRLNSAVKEATRTTPGQIVRNEMVMAAKRMLAHSDMNVSEICFELSFDDPSYFGRFFKREAGVTPSGFREQMREKYQSFVR; the protein is encoded by the coding sequence ATGACAGAAACACATACAGTTCATAAGGCCGAGGAGATGATTGATCCCTTGGCAAATTTTATAATTTGGCCGTTTACAGAAGGTTCGGGATGTCCTGTTTCGGATATTCTTGAGCCACATTTGCATGACTATTTTGCCATTCAGTTTGTGACTGAAGGTAGAGGAGTACATGTTATTGACTTTCAACCCTATGACATTACGCCGAATTCCTTGTACTTCGTGTCGCCCCACCAACTCCATTTGTGGAGGCCCGAGGGAGATTTGAAAGGATATGTCATGGCCTTTACCGAAGACTTTTTGCGTTCGCCGGAATCGCCTGTCGTCAACATGGCGGATTTGGAGTTTTTTTACAGCTCCGCCCATTTGCCTCTGTATCATGCTTCAACGGATCAGGCGGCGGCTTTGCTCGATTTGGTGGAGAAGATGCGTACAGAGTTTGATGGGCGGAATGAGGGATTCGTGTCGGTCCTGCGGGCCTTTTTCCATATCTTCATGGTCAATTTGCAACGCATGTATGTTGAAAGCGTGAGTCTTGATTCCCTCGAGCGGGAACCTGATCTTGTCCGTCGGTTCAAGAAAATGGTTGCTGAAAAGTATCTTTTGCAAATGTCAGTGCAGGACTATGCCGACGCCCTAGGGGTGAGCGTGTCCCGATTGAACTCTGCGGTCAAGGAAGCTACTCGGACCACGCCCGGCCAGATTGTGCGTAACGAGATGGTTATGGCCGCAAAGCGGATGCTTGCCCATTCCGATATGAACGTATCGGAAATCTGTTTTGAACTCAGTTTTGATGATCCGTCTTATTTTGGCCGATTTTTCAAACGGGAGGCTGGGGTCACGCCTTCAGGGTTTCGGGAGCAGATGCGAGAAAAGTACCAGTCTTTTGTACGATAG
- a CDS encoding efflux RND transporter periplasmic adaptor subunit — protein MFKKFLTLISLCAVVLVTTGCNDTPTEAKMIESKAVRVVTAKVEPVTMIDMLHLPGATEPDDDVCVSSESSGTVIWLGVKEGDRVKKNALIGRLDVSSSGARFDQAKATKKLVTEQLRRRRELLKKGVLAKEEFDRMEAELARSEASLREMQVNVEYGVVRAPISGIINHLYLDRGERVNAGDKFVDIVDPSVIRTTINVPEMDIPYIKKGLEVTVTVDAIPGRVWKGVVEFISFKADSASKTFETRVLTDNPDGAIRAGMLARVSLERRVLKNAVTTPLYAIINQGGERLLYVDEDGVARARTIEIGVVEGDLAQVTKGLNIGDELIISGHTLVEDGTKVNAQ, from the coding sequence ATGTTTAAAAAATTCCTGACTCTCATATCTCTGTGTGCCGTCGTGCTCGTCACCACAGGCTGCAACGACACGCCTACTGAAGCAAAAATGATCGAATCAAAAGCCGTCAGAGTGGTCACCGCAAAGGTTGAACCGGTCACCATGATCGACATGCTCCACCTTCCCGGCGCAACCGAACCGGACGACGATGTCTGCGTATCTTCAGAAAGCTCCGGCACGGTTATCTGGCTCGGCGTCAAGGAAGGCGACCGGGTAAAGAAAAATGCCCTTATCGGTCGACTTGATGTCTCATCCAGCGGTGCACGTTTTGATCAGGCAAAGGCCACCAAGAAACTCGTCACCGAACAGTTGCGCCGTCGTCGCGAACTCCTGAAAAAAGGTGTTCTGGCCAAAGAGGAATTCGATCGTATGGAAGCGGAACTAGCCCGTTCGGAAGCTTCTCTCCGCGAAATGCAGGTCAACGTTGAATACGGAGTCGTGCGCGCTCCCATTTCCGGGATTATCAACCATCTATACCTTGATCGTGGTGAACGAGTAAACGCTGGAGACAAATTCGTGGACATCGTTGATCCGTCTGTCATCCGCACAACCATCAATGTCCCTGAAATGGATATCCCCTATATCAAAAAAGGGCTGGAAGTGACCGTAACAGTTGACGCCATCCCCGGTCGCGTCTGGAAAGGAGTGGTAGAATTCATTTCCTTCAAGGCGGACTCTGCGTCCAAAACTTTTGAAACCCGCGTACTCACTGACAACCCTGACGGAGCCATCCGCGCAGGTATGCTCGCCCGCGTTTCACTGGAACGCCGCGTCCTCAAAAACGCCGTAACCACTCCACTCTACGCCATTATCAATCAGGGCGGAGAGCGGTTGCTCTATGTGGATGAAGACGGCGTAGCCCGCGCCCGAACCATTGAGATCGGCGTTGTAGAAGGAGACCTTGCGCAAGTTACCAAGGGCCTCAACATTGGCGACGAACTGATCATCTCCGGTCACACGCTGGTTGAAGACGGAACCAAGGTGAACGCACAATGA
- a CDS encoding CreA family protein, translating to MRKRHSAFGRLTRVLMLAFLVCMVVPAPVSSETIGTVDTVFHMFSRDDDIVVEAFDDPDIPGVTCYLSRARKGGVKGMIGVAEDPSDASIECICTGDITVPEKIRNGKKDGEKVFKKGTSLVFKSMQVVRFYDKKRDVIIYMVYSDRMVEGSPKNSLTVVKVK from the coding sequence TTGAGGAAACGTCACTCGGCTTTTGGCCGTCTTACCCGTGTTTTGATGCTTGCTTTTCTGGTGTGCATGGTGGTACCCGCTCCCGTGTCTTCAGAAACCATCGGCACGGTGGACACCGTATTCCACATGTTCTCCCGCGATGACGATATCGTGGTAGAGGCCTTTGACGACCCGGATATTCCGGGCGTGACTTGCTACTTGAGCCGTGCGCGCAAGGGTGGGGTCAAGGGTATGATTGGTGTGGCCGAAGACCCGTCTGATGCCTCCATCGAATGTATCTGTACCGGAGACATCACCGTGCCGGAGAAAATCCGAAACGGGAAAAAGGACGGAGAGAAGGTGTTCAAGAAGGGCACCTCGCTGGTATTCAAATCCATGCAGGTCGTTCGATTCTACGACAAGAAGCGGGACGTCATTATCTACATGGTATACAGCGACAGAATGGTGGAAGGATCGCCCAAAAACAGCTTAACCGTTGTCAAAGTGAAATAA
- a CDS encoding efflux RND transporter permease subunit: MIINKAALNRQSTVMVLLVFIIIAGLASYASLPRESDPDITIPYIFVQTTFEGVAPEDMETLVTMPIERKLTGLSGTKEISSISDDGVSIIKVEFNPGVDIDDALQKVRDKVDQAKPDLPQDLPDDPTINEVNLSEMPILNVVLSGPFTLKRLKVFAEGLENLIEAVPGVLEAKIIGGLEREIHVEFDMDRVAFYNIPLSSLLTSVSNANVNTPGGSVEIGQAKYLVRVPADFKTPDEIDRIVVHSQDGRPVYLRDIATIRDHYKDPTSISRFNGKQSVTIEVKKRAGENIIEINDAVKRIIDGEREILPPTLAINLTADKSDDIRNMVADLQNNIITGLLLVLIVVFAFIGGRSALFVSLAIPLSMLITFSVLDIVSITLNMVVLFSLILSLGMLVDNGIVVVENIYRHMHMGKTRIQAAHDATDEVAWPVIASTLTTVGAFFPMVFWPGIMGEFMSYLPITVIIALFASLFVALVINPVLSAKFQGIPKSDENEKPSAIDRMMERFKDLYRPILEWSLDHRLTVLGLSFGFLVVSIMAFGAFGKGVEFLPTTEPKRTDVKIKAPIGTNLDASDAIVRVVEDITKEYKDIEYIIANTGESGSSDEIGTHYSLVKLDFLDIQDRSRPSSEITSEIREKLQAAIRGVEIQAESEKMGPPTGDPVNLEIYGTDLRKLGALAVAIKRAIKDVPGMVDLKDNYVAAKPEIRVDVDKEKAALLGVDAYTISRAVKTAINGFKVGVYREGKDEYDIVARLPKKDRNSLEDIKRITISGPHGEPIPITSLCTVTLGGGLGGINRIDQKRVVTLSADVSGRLAEEVIADIETRLAEFEFPRGYSYQFTGEQEEQRKASSFLETAFTAALFLIFIVLVTQFNSISTPFIILTAVILSLGGVMVGLLITGTAFGVIMTGVGVLSLAGVVVNNAIVLIDYYEQLKLRGVEARDAIIEAGLTRFRPVLLTAITTVLGLVPMATGVSFDFINFRLDTGSESSQWWGPMAVAVIFGLGIATILTLVVVPCLCSLQESFKERKRKRSEAKA, encoded by the coding sequence ATGATCATCAACAAGGCAGCCCTCAACCGACAGTCTACCGTCATGGTGCTGTTGGTCTTCATCATCATAGCCGGTCTTGCGAGCTATGCATCACTGCCCAGGGAAAGCGACCCGGACATCACCATTCCCTATATCTTCGTACAAACGACCTTTGAAGGCGTCGCCCCGGAGGACATGGAAACATTGGTCACCATGCCCATCGAGCGCAAACTCACAGGGTTATCCGGCACCAAAGAGATCTCTTCCATTTCAGATGATGGAGTGTCCATCATCAAGGTCGAGTTCAACCCCGGCGTGGATATTGACGATGCCCTGCAAAAGGTTCGCGACAAGGTGGATCAGGCCAAGCCCGACCTGCCTCAGGATTTACCCGACGATCCCACCATCAACGAAGTCAATCTCTCGGAGATGCCCATCCTGAACGTGGTATTGTCCGGCCCGTTCACCCTGAAAAGACTCAAGGTCTTTGCCGAAGGATTGGAAAACCTCATTGAGGCTGTTCCGGGTGTACTGGAAGCAAAAATCATCGGTGGCCTTGAACGCGAAATCCATGTGGAATTCGACATGGACCGCGTGGCTTTCTATAATATCCCATTGTCCAGCCTGCTCACATCCGTAAGCAACGCCAACGTCAACACCCCCGGCGGCTCCGTGGAGATTGGCCAAGCCAAATACCTTGTCCGAGTGCCTGCCGACTTCAAGACCCCGGATGAAATCGACCGTATTGTGGTCCATTCTCAAGACGGCAGGCCCGTCTATTTGCGAGACATCGCCACCATTCGTGATCATTACAAGGACCCGACGTCCATCAGCCGCTTCAACGGCAAACAGTCCGTGACCATCGAAGTCAAAAAACGGGCGGGCGAAAACATCATCGAGATCAATGATGCAGTCAAACGCATCATTGATGGAGAACGGGAAATCCTGCCGCCGACCTTGGCTATCAACCTGACAGCCGACAAATCAGATGATATCCGCAACATGGTTGCCGACCTCCAGAACAATATCATCACGGGCCTGCTGTTGGTGCTGATCGTTGTCTTCGCCTTTATCGGCGGACGGTCTGCCTTGTTCGTGTCACTGGCTATCCCGTTATCAATGCTCATCACATTCAGCGTACTGGACATTGTTTCCATCACACTGAACATGGTTGTGTTGTTCTCACTCATCCTTAGCCTTGGCATGCTCGTGGACAACGGCATTGTGGTCGTGGAAAACATCTACCGACACATGCACATGGGCAAAACACGAATTCAGGCAGCCCATGACGCCACAGACGAAGTGGCCTGGCCGGTCATCGCCTCCACCCTGACCACGGTAGGCGCATTTTTTCCCATGGTCTTTTGGCCCGGTATCATGGGCGAATTCATGAGCTACCTACCCATTACGGTTATCATAGCTTTATTCGCTTCCCTGTTCGTCGCTTTGGTCATCAACCCGGTCCTGTCTGCCAAGTTTCAAGGCATCCCCAAGTCCGATGAAAACGAGAAACCAAGTGCCATTGATCGCATGATGGAGCGTTTCAAAGACTTGTACCGCCCCATTCTGGAATGGTCTCTGGATCACAGGCTCACGGTCCTCGGCCTGTCCTTCGGCTTCCTTGTGGTATCCATCATGGCCTTCGGCGCATTCGGCAAGGGTGTAGAATTCTTACCTACGACCGAACCCAAGCGTACAGACGTCAAAATCAAGGCACCCATCGGCACCAACCTTGATGCTTCAGACGCTATCGTCCGCGTGGTTGAAGATATTACCAAAGAGTACAAGGATATTGAATACATCATCGCCAACACGGGTGAATCCGGTTCATCCGATGAAATCGGCACACATTACAGCCTGGTCAAACTCGACTTCCTGGATATTCAGGATCGTTCAAGACCTTCTTCGGAAATCACAAGCGAGATTCGTGAAAAGCTTCAGGCCGCTATCCGTGGCGTAGAGATTCAGGCGGAATCAGAAAAAATGGGACCGCCCACCGGCGACCCCGTCAATCTTGAAATATACGGCACGGACCTGCGCAAACTCGGCGCATTGGCCGTGGCCATCAAACGTGCCATCAAGGATGTACCCGGCATGGTTGACCTCAAGGACAACTATGTTGCGGCCAAACCTGAAATCCGCGTAGATGTAGACAAGGAAAAAGCAGCCTTGCTCGGCGTGGACGCCTATACCATTTCGCGTGCCGTGAAGACCGCCATCAACGGATTCAAGGTCGGCGTCTACCGAGAAGGCAAGGATGAATACGATATCGTGGCCCGTCTGCCTAAAAAGGACCGGAATTCGCTTGAAGATATCAAGCGCATCACGATTTCCGGTCCCCACGGCGAGCCTATCCCCATCACCAGCTTATGCACGGTGACACTGGGTGGTGGTTTGGGCGGTATCAACCGTATTGACCAAAAACGCGTAGTCACCCTGTCCGCCGATGTATCAGGCCGACTGGCTGAAGAAGTTATTGCTGATATCGAAACCCGGCTGGCCGAGTTCGAATTCCCGCGCGGCTACAGCTATCAGTTTACCGGAGAACAGGAAGAACAACGCAAGGCGTCTTCATTTCTTGAGACAGCGTTCACTGCCGCCCTGTTCCTTATCTTCATCGTATTGGTCACGCAGTTCAACTCCATCTCCACGCCGTTCATCATCCTGACCGCAGTTATCCTGTCACTGGGAGGCGTCATGGTCGGCCTCCTCATCACGGGAACAGCCTTCGGTGTCATCATGACCGGCGTCGGTGTACTCAGCCTCGCGGGCGTAGTTGTCAATAACGCCATCGTGCTCATCGACTACTATGAACAATTAAAACTGCGAGGAGTGGAAGCACGGGATGCCATCATCGAAGCGGGACTGACACGGTTCCGCCCGGTACTGCTCACCGCTATCACCACAGTGTTAGGTCTGGTCCCCATGGCAACGGGTGTAAGCTTCGACTTCATCAACTTCCGTCTGGATACAGGGAGTGAAAGTTCCCAATGGTGGGGCCCCATGGCCGTGGCCGTCATCTTCGGACTCGGCATCGCCACTATCCTGACTCTTGTAGTCGTGCCTTGCCTCTGCTCATTGCAAGAGTCCTTCAAAGAACGAAAAAGAAAACGGTCTGAGGCCAAAGCGTAG